From Aegilops tauschii subsp. strangulata cultivar AL8/78 chromosome 5, Aet v6.0, whole genome shotgun sequence:
TTGTTGCTGCTGTTATGCCTGCGTGCTCCTTCCTATGTATTTCGGCCTGAACTCGTGTTTTATGTTTGCCTATAACCTTGTGAACTattccctctgttccaaaatagatgactcaaatTTGTATTAACTTTAGTTCAaaattgggtcatctattttagaatggagggagtatgtgaTTTACTCACCTTATTATGAGCATTATATTAATTTAAAGCTAGACGCTTCCTGCATGTTCATTCTAAAGAAACTTAAGTCGTGGCATGGGGAAACTACATGAGCACCTTCCCTGTCAACTTGATTAACTAAAGCATGAAAGTGACTTGGTAGGTCATAGCCATGCTCAGAGAAGCTTCCCATTCTTACTTGGCCGCCACTCTACTCGAATCCTGCAGCGCCCCTATATATACACTTATTTGCCAAACACTTTCATCGTACACTCACTCCCTTCACTGGAACATCCAAAGCCGAGAAAACAGAGACATGGACAGCGCGACCTCGTCGTCCGGCGATGAGCGCGGCGGTGTGCACGTCCTGCTGGTGCCGCTGCCGGCGCAGGGCCACATGAACCCGATGCTCCAGCTCGGCCGGCGCCTCGCGTACCACGGCCTGCGCCCCACGCTCGTCGCCACGCGGTACGTGCTCTCCACGGGCCCGCCCCCCGGCGACCCCTTCCGCGTGGCCGCCTTCTCAGACGGGTTCGACGACGGCGGCATGGCCTCCTGCCCGGACCCCGTCGAGTACTGCCGCAGGGCCGAGGCCGTGGGGTCCGAGACGCTGGCGCAGGTCATCGCCGCCGAGGCGCGCGCCGGGAGGACGCCGTCCGTGATGGTCTACGACCCACACATGGCGTGGGCGCCGCTTGTGGCACGGGCCGCCGGCGTGCCGACCGCCGCGTTCATGTCGCAGTCGTGCGCCGTGGACCTGATCTACGGGGAGGCGTGGGCGGGGCGCGCGCCGCTGCCGATGGCGGACGGGAGCGCGCTGCGTCGCCGGGGCGCGGTGAGCGTGGACCTCGGCCCGGAGGACCTGTCGCCGTTCGTGGTGTCGCCGGGGCTGTACCCCAAGTACCTCGACGTGTCGATCCGGCAGTTCGAGGGACTAGAGGACGCCGGCGACGTGCTCGTCAACTCCTTCCGTGACCTCGAACCGCAGGAGGCGGAGTATATGGAGTCCAGATGGCGCGCCAAGACAGTCGGCCCGACGCTGCCGTCCTTCTTCCTCGACGACGGCCGCCTGCCGTCGAACAAGGCCTACGGCGTCAACTTCTTCAGCAGCGCCGCGCCGTGCATGGCATGGCTGGATCGGCAGCCTCCTTGCTCAGTAGTCCTCGCGTCTTATGGGACGGTCTACAGCCTCGACGCCGGTGAGCTTGACGAGCTTGGAAATGGGCTCTGCGATTCCGGCAAGCCATTTCTCTGGGTCGTGAGGTCCAACGAGGCACGGAAGATATCTGAAGAGCTCCATGGCAGGTGCAAGGAAAATGGATTAATTGTGCCTTGGTGTCCCCAGCTTGAGGTTCTCGCGCATAAGGCCATAGGTATGAAATTGTCAATCTTTGATAAAGTAGATCTAAACAAATACTACTAGTTATCTGATTGTTTCGCCAATAATATTGCCTACTTTGGATGTGCAGGTTGTTTCTTGACTCATTGTGGATGGAACTCAACGACAGAGGCGCTTGTTGCTGGCGTGCCAATGGTGGCGATGCCGAGGTCGGCCGACCAGCCAACCACGGCAAAGTACGTGGAGAGTGCATGGGGGACCGGCGTGCGGATGCGGACAGATGAGAAAGGCTTGGTGATAAGGGAGGAGGTAGAGAGGTGCATCAGGAAGGTGATGGATGGGGAGGGAAAGGTTGAATACCGCAAAAATGCGACAAAATGGATGAGGATGGCCAAAGAGGCAATGCAGGAAGGAGGGAGTTCCGACAAGAATATTGCTGAATTTGCGGCTAAGTATTTATCATGATGAATTTAGGTCCAATTATCCACAACCACTCAATAGTCATCGCATACTATGTATGCACATGTTGATAGAGTATTATTTCTCTTCACCAATGTCAACGCATTCACCGAGAAGCCTATAGCTAAGCTCAAGTTTTCTTGTATGAGTGACCTTAACACAAATTCGTTTTATATTGAGTTGCCAATGGATTGACTATACCTCGGCATGTCACCGATGTAAGGTCGTGGAGAATTAGATATGCTTGGTTTTATGCACATAGGTGTAAGCGCTAGATAAAGATGATCACTTGCTACCACCAAAACTTGATGTGGGAGTATTCAAAGTTTGAGTAAATTTCCTGTTTTTACACCATATTTGTGCTCCAGTGATAACTACTATCCTATTTTAGTAAAATTGCCCCTAGTTACCCGATTTAAGAAGTTTATTTCATGTTTTGCCTCATTTGATGTCGGATCCTCCGAAGACCATTGTCATACTCATTTGATGTCGGATCCTCCTAAGACCATTGTCATATTCTCCAACTCTTCTAGACTATATTCTAATTAAATTACGCTTCTCCAACTCTTCTAGACTATATTCTAATTAAATTACGCTATTGAAGTTTAGAGATCTCTTAAGTTTATGATCTTAAATTAAAATTTGAAATTCAATTAACTTGAGTTTCATGTACTATAAAATGTTTAACAAATTTAATTTAACATCTACAATTTGGTCAGTTCTCCTAAGTTAATTTAACAACAAAGCCTTCAGCCCCAAACAAGTTGGAGTAGGCTAGAGCTAAAACCCATAAGATTTAGAAACCAACTCATGATTCTGGCACGTGGATAGCTAACTTACATGCACCCTTGTACAtggctagttctttggtgatatGTCAGTCCAACAGATATCTCTTTACAGACTCCTTTAATGTCAAGTTTGGTCTACCATGACCTCTTTTGACATTATCAGCATGCTTTAACTGCCTTAATGCACTGGAGATTTTGGAGGCATGCGATGTATATACCCAAACCATATCAAACGATGTTGGATAAGCTTATGTTCAATCGAAGCTACCCCAACTCTGTCATGTATATGCCAACTGGTTAGCAGAGTCCCACATGGCCCCCGCATCGCCTAGCTTAGGCGACACGGGCGGCGACCCAACCCCGCCGTCTAGCCGCTCCATCCACCGGtgcctcctccctcgccgccgcctggggccaccgccgggcaaagcccgcgtgctggcggcggcggggcctctCCGTCGCTCGGCGCCCTTTCTGGGGGGTCGCAGCTGGGAGCGCTCGATCCAGATGCGCCCGGCGCGTTGCGCATGGCCGGGCCGGCAGCTGGCCGCGGCGGCCTCGGGCTTCTCAGGTGAGGCTGTGGTGGCGGGGGCGGCCGGTTTCGGTTGGTTTCGGCCAGATCCACGTGCAGCGCGGGGCGTGGATGGTGAGGCGCAGTGGGCGTGACGCCGGGGCGGCGGCCTCGGTCCGGGCTCCCGGCGTGGCCTGGGCGTGGACGGCGCGCGTGCGCGTGGCGGCGGCTCGGCTCCGGATGTGCGCGTGGGGTGCAGATCGACGGCTGGGCACGGCGACGGCTGACACCCGTCGGGCGCGGCGACCGGCGGCTGGGCGTGGTGGATGCGCTGCTCTGGAGTGCGCGGTGTGCTGCGGAGGGAGCTCGTCTGCTCTGCTGTCGCTCGTGCGGCTCCGATTGGGTCTGGTGCGAGCTCGTCCTTCGATATGGATGCTGCGCGATGCGATGCGGCGTGGGTTGCTGTGGTGGTGGTGGTCACGGTGGTGCTGCGGTGGATGGACGACAGCTTTGGCCGGGGGGTGGCGCGTCTCTGGTCGTTGTGGATCATGGGATCCCGCGGTCAGACTGAGGTCGGCCTCAGCAGGTGGTGATTGGTGGGCGGTGGTCGGTGGTGGTAGGTGGTCggcgctgttggggaacgtagtactttcaaaaaagttcctacgcacacgcaagatcaaggtgatgcatagcaacgagaggggagagtgttgtctacgtaccctcgtagaccgtaagcggaagcgttatgacaacgcggttgatgtagtcatatgtcttcacgatcgaccgatcctcagtaccgaacgtacggcacctccgcgttcagcacactttcagctcggtgacgtcccgcgaagtcacgatccagtagagcttcggggaagagcttcgcagaacgacggcgtggtgacggtgttgatgaagctatcgatgcagggcttcgcctaagcaccgctatgatatgaccgaggtcgATTATGATAGAGGGGGGCaacgcacacggctaagaaaggTCAATGATCAaattgtgtgtcctagggtgcccccttgcccccgtatataaaggagcaagggggaggccggccggcccttgcaGGACGCGCCAGGaagaggagtcctcctcctagtaggagtaggactcccctttccgcgcggcctgccctggccggccctctctctctccactaaggcccatgtggcccattacttctcccgggggggtgtttcggtaaccctccggcactccggttttctctgaaatcacccggaacatttccggtatccgaatatagtcgtccaatatatcaatctttatgtctagaccatttcgagactccttgtcatgtccgtgatcacatccgggacgaactaccttcggtacatcaaatcacataaactcataataccgatcgtcacagaactttaagcgtgcggaccctatgggttcaagaactatgtagacatgaccgagacacgtctccggtcaataaccaatagcagaacctggatgctcatattggttcctacatattctatgaagatctttatcggtcaaaccgcataacaacatacattgttccctttgtcatcggtatgttacttgcccgagattcgatcgtcggtatctcaatacctagctcaatctcgttacaggcaagtctctttactcattccgtaatgcatcatcccgcaactaactcattagttgcattgcttgcaaggcttatagtgatgtgcattaccgagagggcccagagatacctctccgacaatcggagtgacaaatcctaatctcgatctatgccaactcaacgagtaccatcggagacacctgtagagcacctttataatcacccagttacgttgtgacgtttggtagcacacaaagtgttcctccggtaatcgggagttgcataatctcatagtcataggaacatgtataagtcatgaagaaagcaatagcagtaaactaaaacgatcaagtgctaagctaatggaatgggtcaagtcaatcacatcattctcctaatgatgtgatcccgtttatcaaatgacaactcatgtccatggttaggaaacataaccatctttgatcaaggagctagtcaagtagaggcataccagtgacactttgtttgtctatgtattcacacatgtattatgttttcggttaatacaattctagcatgaataatagacatttatcatgaaataaggaaataaataataactttattattgcctctagggcatatttccttcagtctcccacttgcactagagtcgataatctagattacacagtaatgattctaacacccatggagccttggtgctgatcatgttttgctcgtgagagaggcttagtcaatgggtctgcaacattcagatccgtatgtatcttgcaaatatctatgtctcccacctggacttgatcgcggatggaattgaagcgtctcttgatgtgtttggttctctcgtgaaatctggattcctttgccaaggcaatcgcaccagtattgtcacaaaagattttcattggacccgatgcactaggtatgacacctagatcggatatgaactccttcatccagactccttcatttgctgcttccgaagcagctatgtactccgcttcacgcgtagatcctgccacgacgctttgtttagaactgctccaactgacagctccaccgttcaatataaacacgtatccggtttgcgatttagaatcgtccggatcagtgtcaaagcttgcatcgacgtaaccatttacgacgagctctttgtcacctccataaacgagaaacatatccttagtccttttcaggtatttcaggatgttcttgaccgctgtccagtgatccactcctggattactttggtacttccctgctaaactaatagcaaggaacacatcaggtctggtacacaacattgcatacatgatagagcctatggctgaagcatagggaatacttttcattttctctctatcttctgcattggtcgggcattgagtcttactcaagttcacaccttgtaacacaggaaagaaccctttctttgcttgatccattttgaacttcttcaaaactttatcaaggtatgtgctttgtgaaagtccaattaagcatcttgatctatctctatagatcttgatgcccaatatataagcagcttcaccgaggtctttcattgaaaaactcttattcaagtatccttttatgctatccagaaattctatatcatttccaatcaacaatatgtcatccacatataatattagaaatgctacagagctcccactcactttcttgtaaatacaggcttctccaaaagtctgtataaaaccatatgctttgatcacactatcaaaatgtttattccaactccgagatgcttgcaccagtccatagatggatcgctaaagcttgcatactttgttagtaccctttggatcgataaaaccttcaggttgcatcatatacaactcttcttccagaaatccattcaggaatgcagtctttacatccatttgccaaatttcataatcataaaatgcggcaattgctaacatgattcggacggacttaagcatcgctacgggtgagaaagtctcatcgtagtcaaccccttgaacttgtcgaaaacctttttcaacaagtcgagctttgtaaacagtaacattaccgtcagcgtcagtcttcttattaaagatccatttattctcgatggcttgccgatcatcgggcaagtcaaccaaagtccacactttgttctcatacatggatcccatctcagatttcatggcctcaagccattttgcggaatctgggctcatcatcgcttcgtcatagttcgtaggttcgtcatggtcaagtaacatgacctccagaacaggattaccgtaccactctggtgcggatcttactctggttgacctacgaggttcggtagtaacttgatctgaagtttcatgatcatcatcattagcttcctcactaattggtgtaggtgtcacaggaaccggtttctgtgatgaactactctccaataagggagcaggtatagttacctcatcaagttctactttcctcccactcacttctttcgagagaaactccctctctagaaaggatccggtcttagcaacaaatgtcttgccttcggatctgtgatagaaggtgtacccaacagtatcctttgggtatcctatgaagacacatttcttcgatttgggttcgagcttatcaggttgaagctttttcacataagcatcacaaccccaaactttaggaaatgacaactttggtttcttgccaaaccatagttcataaggcgtcgtctcaacggatttagatggtgccctatttaacgtgaatgcagctgtctctaaagcataaccccaaaacgatagcggtaaatcagtaagagacatcatagatcgcaccatatctagtaaagtatgattacgacgttcggacacaccattacgctgtggtgttccgggtggcgtgagttgcgaaactattccacattttttcaaatgaagaccaaactcgtaactcaaatattctcctccacaatcagatcgtagaaactttattttcttgttacgatgattttccacttcactctgaaattctttgaacttttcaaatgtttcagacttatgtttcattaagtagatatacacatatcagctcaaatcatctgtgaaggtgagaaaataacgatatccgccgcgagcctcaatattcatcagaccacatacatcagtatgtatgatttccaataaatctgttgctcgctccattgttcaagagaacgacgttttagtcatcttgcccatgaggcatggctcgcaagtaccaagtgattcataatcaagtgattccaaaagtccatcagaatggagtttcttcatgcgctttacaccaatatgacctaaacggcagtgccacaaataagttgcactatcattatcgactctgcatcttttggcttcaacattatgaatatgtgtatcactactatcgagattcattaaaaatagaccactcttcaagggtgcatgaccataaaagatattactcatataaatagaacaaccattattctcagatttaaatgaataaccgtctcgcatcaaacaagatccagatataatgttcatgctcaacgctggcaccaaataacaattattcaggtctaaaacttatcctgaaggtagatgtagaggtagcgtgccaacggcgatcacatcaactttggaaccatttcccacacgcatcgtcacctcgtccttagccaatctttgcttaatcagTAGTCcttgttttgagttgcaaatattagcaacagaactagtatcaaatacccaggtgctactgcaagctttagtaaggtacacatcaataacatgtatatcacatatacctttgttcaccttgccatccttcttatccgctaaatacttggggcagttccgcttccagtggccagcccctttgcagtagaagcactcagtctcaggcttaggtccagacttgggtttcttctcctgagcagcaacttgtttgctgttcttcttgaagttccccttcttcttccctttaccctttttcttgaaactggtggtcttgttgaccatcaacacttgatgctccttattgatttctacctccgcagcctttagcattgcgaagagctcgggaattgtcttatccatcccttgcatgttatagttcatcacgaagcttttgtatcttggtggcagtgattgaagaattctgtcaatgacactatcatccggaagattaactcccagttgaatcaagtgattgttataccccgacattttgagtatatgctcactgacagaactattctcctccatcttgcagctgtagaacttattggagacttcatatctctcaatccaggcatttgcttgaaatattaacttcaactcctggaacatctcatatgctctacgacgttcaaaacatcgttgaagtcccggttctaagccgtaaagcatggcacactgaactatcgactagtcatcagctttgctctgccagacgttcataacatctggcgttgctcctgcagcgggtttggcacccagcggtgcttccaggacgtaattcttctgtgcagcaatgaggataatcctcaagttacggacccagtccgtgtaattgctaccatcatctttcaactttgctttctcaaggaacgcattaaaattcaacggaacaacagcacgggccatctatctacaacaacatagacaagcaaaatactatcaggtactaagttcatgataaattaaagttcaattaaccatatttaagaactcccacttagatagacatcactctaatcatctaagtgatcacgtgatccatatcaactaaaccatgtccgatcatcacgtgagatggagtagttttcaatgatgaacatcactatgttgatcatatctactatatgattcacgct
This genomic window contains:
- the LOC109747116 gene encoding UDP-glycosyltransferase 79; amino-acid sequence: MDSATSSSGDERGGVHVLLVPLPAQGHMNPMLQLGRRLAYHGLRPTLVATRYVLSTGPPPGDPFRVAAFSDGFDDGGMASCPDPVEYCRRAEAVGSETLAQVIAAEARAGRTPSVMVYDPHMAWAPLVARAAGVPTAAFMSQSCAVDLIYGEAWAGRAPLPMADGSALRRRGAVSVDLGPEDLSPFVVSPGLYPKYLDVSIRQFEGLEDAGDVLVNSFRDLEPQEAEYMESRWRAKTVGPTLPSFFLDDGRLPSNKAYGVNFFSSAAPCMAWLDRQPPCSVVLASYGTVYSLDAGELDELGNGLCDSGKPFLWVVRSNEARKISEELHGRCKENGLIVPWCPQLEVLAHKAIGCFLTHCGWNSTTEALVAGVPMVAMPRSADQPTTAKYVESAWGTGVRMRTDEKGLVIREEVERCIRKVMDGEGKVEYRKNATKWMRMAKEAMQEGGSSDKNIAEFAAKYLS